One window of the Dehalococcoidia bacterium genome contains the following:
- the rplT gene encoding 50S ribosomal protein L20 — protein sequence MARVKRGVTKRRRHKKVLAQVKGHVGARSRSYKRARESLIHALYYAYEHRRDRKGQFRRLWIARINAAARLHGLPYRRFIDGLRRAGIELDRKVLADLAVREPQAFAQLVEKARAALASSSP from the coding sequence GTGGCCAGGGTGAAGAGAGGAGTCACCAAGCGGCGCCGTCACAAGAAGGTCTTGGCCCAAGTGAAGGGGCATGTGGGGGCGCGCAGCCGCTCCTACAAGAGGGCGCGCGAGTCCCTTATCCACGCCCTGTATTATGCCTACGAGCACCGGCGGGACCGTAAGGGCCAATTCCGCCGCCTCTGGATCGCCCGCATCAACGCCGCCGCCCGTCTGCATGGCTTGCCCTATCGTCGATTCATCGATGGTCTTCGGCGGGCCGGCATCGAGCTAGACCGCAAGGTGCTAGCTGATCTAGCGGTGAGGGAGCCCCAGGCGTTTGCCCAGCTGGTGGAAAAGGCGAGAGCAGCACTAGCTAGTTCTAGCCCCTAA
- the rpmI gene encoding 50S ribosomal protein L35, giving the protein MSKLKKYKLKTHSGAKDRFHVTGTGKILRRKGHASHLHRKKRPATLRQISQKLPVSKADARRLRRLMPYL; this is encoded by the coding sequence TTGTCTAAGCTCAAGAAGTATAAGCTTAAGACCCATTCTGGCGCTAAGGACCGGTTTCATGTCACCGGGACGGGTAAGATCCTCCGGCGCAAGGGGCATGCTAGCCACCTGCACCGGAAGAAGCGGCCTGCCACCCTACGCCAGATCTCCCAGAAGCTGCCGGTGAGCAAGGCAGACGCCCGACGGCTGCGGCGCCTGATGCCCTATTTGTAA
- the infC gene encoding translation initiation factor IF-3 — protein sequence MAIPKDLPVNERIRAREVLLIDHEGKNRGVVPLRAALAMARELGLDLVEVDPSATPPVCRILDYGKWKYKQEKKEREARKHRHAGELHEVRLRPNIGRHDLDFKVRNVERLLMDGAKVRVAVRFRRGREMEHTERGYQLLDLVKELLQGIAVVERPPTLEGQFLSMILGPDKRGIAQRQQQKEAGKSLV from the coding sequence ATGGCTATACCTAAGGACCTTCCAGTTAACGAGCGGATACGGGCCCGGGAGGTGCTCCTCATCGACCACGAGGGCAAAAACAGGGGCGTTGTCCCTCTGCGGGCCGCCCTGGCCATGGCCAGGGAGCTAGGCCTGGACCTGGTGGAAGTAGACCCTAGCGCTACCCCTCCCGTATGCCGCATACTGGACTACGGCAAGTGGAAGTACAAGCAGGAGAAAAAGGAAAGGGAGGCGCGGAAGCACCGTCACGCCGGAGAGCTACATGAGGTGCGGCTGCGGCCCAACATCGGCCGCCACGACCTGGATTTCAAGGTGCGTAACGTGGAGAGGTTGCTGATGGACGGAGCCAAGGTGCGGGTGGCGGTACGCTTCCGCCGCGGCCGAGAGATGGAGCACACCGAACGGGGTTACCAGCTCCTGGACTTAGTCAAGGAGCTTTTACAGGGCATAGCGGTGGTGGAGAGGCCACCTACCCTGGAGGGACAGTTCCTAAGCATGATCCTGGGCCCCGACAAGCGTGGAATAGCCCAGAGGCAACAGCAGAAGGAGGCAGGAAAGAGCCTTGTCTAA
- a CDS encoding biotin/lipoyl-containing protein, protein MGEKFLVYLGDDVQEVEVTRSERLWQVTLGGRCHNVRVEQVGPPSLYLMEVDGRPIEAFVEERAGGFEITIGFHRYAISVRPARGFRPPAPRTAGAWQGAEADQWLVLSPIGGIVVEIKVDKGSVVHEGDVLLVIESMKMNNELRAKRGGMVQEIYVREGQRVEAGQALLRLS, encoded by the coding sequence ATGGGCGAGAAGTTCCTAGTATACCTGGGTGACGATGTGCAGGAGGTGGAGGTCACCAGAAGCGAACGGCTGTGGCAGGTGACCTTAGGTGGCCGCTGCCATAACGTGCGGGTGGAGCAGGTGGGCCCACCATCTCTCTACCTGATGGAGGTGGATGGCCGCCCCATTGAGGCCTTCGTGGAGGAGCGGGCAGGCGGCTTCGAGATCACCATCGGCTTTCACCGGTACGCCATCTCCGTGCGCCCAGCCCGCGGCTTTAGGCCCCCCGCGCCACGTACGGCCGGGGCCTGGCAAGGGGCAGAGGCCGACCAGTGGCTGGTGCTCTCCCCCATCGGTGGCATTGTGGTGGAGATAAAGGTGGACAAGGGCAGCGTGGTCCACGAGGGGGATGTGCTGCTAGTCATCGAGTCTATGAAAATGAACAATGAGCTACGGGCCAAGCGTGGCGGCATGGTGCAGGAGATATACGTGAGGGAGGGCCAAAGGGTGGAGGCGGGACAGGCCCTGCTGCGCCTATCCTAG
- the accC gene encoding acetyl-CoA carboxylase biotin carboxylase subunit, protein MFRKLLVANRGEIALRVVRACRELGIRSVAIYSEVDRNALHVRHADEAYLVGPAPARESYLNVPRIIEIAKAVGADAVHPGYGFLSENPGFAQACQEAGITFVGPPPHIIRAMGDKIQARQLMREAGIPVIPGTGELMTAEEATEAATRIGFPIMVKAAAGGGGKGMRTVLRPEELPTALELARREAASAFGSGTLYLEKFLEPVRHIEVQVIADAHGNVVALGERECSIQRRHQKMIEEAPSTAVSPEQRQRLVELARRAVSSIGYRSVGTLEFLVDQEGNIYFLEMNTRLQVEHPVTEMVTGVDLVADQILVAAGERLPYRQEDVHIRGWAIECRVSAEDPFNDFLPSAGTVTLLSLPGGPGVRVDSAIYEGMEVTYHYDPLLAKVITWGRHRQEAIARMRRALREFKVVGISTNIPFHLQVMDDPHFIAGSLDTSYVAKRRPTPVQEEGDEQMAIMLAAILAGGRRAALRPGHTLAGWRLRGKTSRQGFREMWRWARSS, encoded by the coding sequence ATGTTCAGGAAGCTGCTGGTGGCCAACCGAGGCGAGATCGCCCTGCGGGTGGTGCGAGCCTGCCGGGAGCTAGGCATACGCTCCGTAGCCATATATTCGGAGGTGGACCGCAACGCCCTGCATGTGCGTCACGCCGATGAGGCCTATCTCGTGGGGCCCGCTCCTGCCCGGGAGAGCTATCTTAACGTCCCTCGCATCATCGAGATCGCCAAGGCCGTGGGGGCCGACGCTGTGCATCCTGGGTATGGCTTCCTCTCTGAAAACCCTGGGTTCGCCCAGGCGTGCCAGGAGGCGGGCATCACTTTTGTGGGGCCCCCACCCCACATCATCCGGGCCATGGGGGACAAGATCCAGGCCCGCCAGCTCATGAGAGAGGCTGGCATCCCCGTCATCCCAGGCACGGGGGAGCTGATGACCGCGGAAGAAGCCACGGAGGCGGCCACCCGCATCGGCTTTCCCATCATGGTCAAGGCGGCCGCTGGCGGTGGCGGCAAGGGCATGCGCACCGTTCTGCGGCCTGAGGAGTTGCCTACAGCCCTGGAGCTGGCCCGGCGAGAGGCCGCCTCTGCGTTCGGCAGCGGGACCCTCTACCTAGAGAAGTTCCTGGAGCCCGTGCGCCATATTGAGGTGCAGGTCATCGCCGATGCCCACGGCAACGTGGTAGCCCTAGGGGAGAGGGAGTGCTCCATCCAGAGGCGCCACCAGAAGATGATCGAGGAGGCCCCTTCCACCGCCGTGAGCCCCGAGCAGCGCCAGCGCCTCGTGGAGCTGGCGAGGAGAGCTGTCTCCTCCATCGGATACCGCAGTGTTGGCACCCTAGAGTTCCTTGTGGACCAGGAGGGGAACATATACTTCTTGGAGATGAACACCCGCCTGCAGGTGGAGCATCCCGTCACGGAGATGGTCACTGGCGTGGACCTAGTGGCCGACCAGATCCTGGTGGCCGCTGGGGAGCGTCTCCCATATCGCCAAGAGGATGTGCACATCAGGGGGTGGGCCATCGAGTGCCGCGTCTCCGCCGAGGATCCGTTCAACGATTTCCTACCTTCAGCGGGCACGGTGACCCTGTTAAGCCTTCCTGGCGGCCCAGGGGTGAGGGTGGACAGCGCCATCTATGAGGGCATGGAGGTGACTTATCATTATGACCCCTTGCTAGCCAAGGTCATCACCTGGGGACGCCACCGCCAGGAGGCCATCGCCCGCATGCGGCGGGCCCTTAGGGAGTTCAAGGTGGTGGGCATCAGTACCAACATCCCCTTCCACCTGCAGGTGATGGATGACCCCCACTTCATCGCGGGCAGCCTGGATACGTCCTATGTGGCGAAACGCCGGCCCACGCCCGTCCAGGAGGAAGGGGACGAACAGATGGCCATAATGTTGGCCGCCATCCTGGCAGGGGGGCGGCGGGCAGCCTTGCGCCCTGGCCACACCCTGGCTGGATGGCGGCTGCGGGGAAAAACTAGTCGCCAAGGCTTCCGTGAGATGTGGCGATGGGCGAGAAGTTCCTAG
- the thrS gene encoding threonine--tRNA ligase yields the protein MAEQLEALPKEERLVRMRHSAAHIMAEAVLKLFPDAKLGIGPPIDTGFYYDFELPRPLTPEDLPKIEALMQHRIASNVPFIREEIPKEEARRLFAHQPYKLELIEEIEGERVSLYRHGDFVDLCQGPHVERTGQVGAFKLLSVAGAYWRGDERRPMLQRIYGALFETQEELGQYLHRLEEAQRRDHRRLGRELDLFSFHEEYGPGLVFWHPKGARVRAIIEDFWRQEHYRRGYELVYTPHIGKASLWQTSGHLDFYAENMYPPMDIDGQLYYLKPMNCPFHIQIYKSRVRSYRELPIRLAELGTVYRYERSGVLHGLLRVRGFTQDDAHIFCRPDQVEGEVEACLDFMLLFFDAFGFRDFRVYLAVRDQEGSYAGSQEDWEMAQTVLRRVIEARGLPYEVDVGGAVFYGPKIDVKLVDVLGREWQCTTIQFDFNLPERFDLTYVASDGARQRPYMVHRAMLGSMERFLGVLIEHYGGAFPLWLAPVQAVVIPIADRHQEYAQQVASRLRQAGLRVEVDARPERMQAKIRDAQLQKVPYMLIVGDREARAGAVAVRLRTGQDLGSVPLEDFIRRVQDEVAAHR from the coding sequence ATGGCCGAGCAGCTGGAGGCATTGCCCAAGGAGGAGCGGCTGGTGCGCATGCGCCACTCGGCGGCGCACATCATGGCCGAGGCCGTCCTGAAGCTCTTCCCCGATGCCAAGCTGGGCATTGGGCCGCCCATCGACACCGGTTTCTATTACGACTTCGAGCTGCCGCGCCCCCTCACCCCGGAAGACCTGCCCAAGATCGAGGCCCTTATGCAGCACCGCATTGCCTCTAACGTCCCCTTCATCCGAGAGGAGATCCCCAAAGAAGAAGCGCGTCGCCTCTTCGCCCACCAGCCCTACAAGCTGGAGCTCATCGAGGAGATCGAGGGGGAGCGGGTGAGCCTGTACCGACATGGGGACTTTGTGGATCTGTGTCAGGGTCCCCATGTAGAGCGCACGGGCCAAGTGGGGGCCTTCAAGCTCCTCTCGGTAGCTGGTGCCTACTGGCGGGGCGATGAGAGGCGGCCCATGCTCCAGCGCATCTATGGCGCCCTGTTTGAGACCCAGGAGGAGCTAGGGCAGTACCTACACCGCCTGGAGGAGGCCCAGCGCCGCGATCACCGGCGTTTGGGGCGAGAGCTGGATCTCTTCAGCTTCCACGAGGAATATGGCCCGGGGCTCGTATTCTGGCATCCCAAGGGGGCCCGCGTGCGGGCCATCATCGAGGACTTCTGGCGGCAAGAGCACTACCGCCGGGGATATGAGCTAGTCTATACCCCCCATATTGGCAAGGCCTCCCTCTGGCAGACCTCAGGCCATCTAGACTTCTACGCCGAGAACATGTACCCGCCAATGGATATAGACGGCCAGCTCTATTACCTGAAGCCTATGAACTGCCCCTTCCACATTCAGATCTACAAGTCGCGGGTGCGCAGCTACCGGGAGCTCCCCATCCGCCTAGCGGAGCTGGGCACCGTTTACCGCTACGAGCGTTCGGGCGTCCTCCACGGCCTTCTCCGCGTAAGGGGATTCACCCAGGATGATGCCCATATCTTCTGCCGCCCCGACCAGGTGGAGGGTGAGGTGGAGGCCTGCCTGGACTTCATGCTCCTGTTCTTCGACGCTTTCGGTTTCAGGGACTTCAGGGTGTACCTGGCGGTGAGGGACCAAGAGGGCAGCTATGCCGGTTCCCAGGAGGACTGGGAGATGGCGCAGACGGTCCTGCGGCGGGTCATCGAGGCGCGTGGCCTGCCCTATGAGGTGGACGTGGGCGGCGCCGTCTTCTACGGCCCCAAGATCGACGTGAAGCTGGTGGACGTGTTGGGGCGGGAGTGGCAGTGCACCACCATCCAGTTCGATTTCAACCTCCCCGAGAGGTTTGACCTGACCTATGTGGCCTCCGATGGCGCTCGCCAGCGGCCCTACATGGTCCACCGGGCCATGCTCGGCTCCATGGAGCGGTTCCTGGGCGTCCTCATCGAGCATTACGGCGGCGCCTTTCCCTTGTGGCTGGCCCCCGTGCAAGCGGTGGTCATCCCCATAGCCGACCGCCACCAGGAATACGCTCAGCAGGTGGCCTCTCGCCTGCGGCAGGCAGGGCTGCGGGTGGAGGTAGATGCCCGTCCCGAGCGTATGCAGGCCAAGATCCGCGATGCCCAGCTGCAGAAGGTCCCCTATATGCTCATCGTGGGGGACAGGGAGGCCCGAGCGGGCGCCGTCGCCGTACGCCTGCGCACCGGCCAGGACCTGGGCAGTGTGCCCCTAGAGGACTTTATCCGCCGTGTGCAGGATGAGGTGGCGGCGCATCGCTAG
- the purE gene encoding 5-(carboxyamino)imidazole ribonucleotide mutase — MAEVAIVVGSQSDLPAVEEAQRILERLGIGHEVHVMSAHRTPDRVRQFAREARARGVKVIIAAAGLAAHLPGAIAAHTTLPVIGLPLARSSLGGLDSLLSISQMPPGVPVACVGIDGARNAALYAAAILSLSDERVRHALEAYRQDMAGGSGPA, encoded by the coding sequence ATGGCTGAGGTAGCCATCGTGGTGGGCTCCCAGAGCGATTTGCCGGCGGTGGAGGAGGCCCAGCGCATCCTGGAGCGCTTGGGCATCGGCCACGAGGTACACGTTATGTCTGCCCACCGCACGCCGGACCGGGTGCGGCAGTTCGCCCGGGAGGCCCGGGCGCGGGGGGTGAAGGTCATCATCGCCGCTGCCGGCCTGGCCGCCCACCTGCCGGGAGCCATCGCCGCCCACACCACTTTGCCCGTCATTGGCCTCCCCCTGGCCCGGTCGTCGCTGGGGGGATTGGATTCCCTCCTGTCCATATCCCAGATGCCGCCAGGGGTGCCGGTGGCCTGCGTAGGGATCGACGGTGCCCGCAACGCCGCCCTCTACGCCGCAGCCATCTTGTCCCTGAGCGATGAGCGGGTGCGGCACGCCCTGGAAGCCTACCGCCAGGATATGGCGGGGGGAAGTGGCCCCGCTTGA
- the purD gene encoding phosphoribosylamine--glycine ligase, which yields MVVGGGAREHALAWKLRQSPSLGELLVAPGNAGTAQLAHNLDIRANDIDALVQAAKENAVELVVVGPEEPLARGLADRLEALGIAVFGPRAEGARIEASKAWARELCARHGIPHPPFAVFDDWRDAKGYVEALASPPVVKADGLAGGKGSFVCESKEEALQVVQRLMRDEALGPAGRRVVIEERLEGREVSAQAFTDGRTVVPMPMACDYKRLLDGDQGPNTGGMGAYSPAYWLDEATERRINQEVTEATVAALASEGIDYRGVLYPGLMVTRRGPMVLEFNCRFGDPEAQVVLPRLQGDLLEICWAVAQGRLHEARVDWSTHACVGVVMASGGYPDEYRTGFPIYGLGQTEEGVLVFHAGTRLADDGRTVLTAGGRVLTVVAIAPTIAEARAQAYRAVQHIHFSRCHYRKDIAAPAQGAITGEVWDG from the coding sequence ATGGTGGTGGGAGGCGGGGCCCGGGAACACGCCCTCGCCTGGAAGCTGCGTCAGTCACCCAGCCTGGGGGAGCTACTGGTGGCCCCCGGCAACGCTGGCACCGCCCAGCTCGCCCACAACCTGGACATCAGGGCTAACGACATAGACGCCTTGGTGCAGGCGGCTAAGGAGAACGCGGTGGAGCTGGTGGTGGTGGGGCCAGAGGAGCCATTGGCGCGAGGGCTGGCCGACCGCTTGGAAGCACTGGGCATCGCCGTCTTCGGGCCCCGCGCGGAGGGAGCACGTATCGAGGCGTCCAAGGCGTGGGCGCGAGAGCTATGTGCCCGGCATGGCATACCGCACCCTCCCTTCGCCGTGTTCGATGATTGGCGGGACGCCAAGGGCTACGTGGAGGCCCTGGCAAGCCCGCCAGTGGTGAAGGCTGATGGGCTAGCAGGGGGGAAGGGGTCCTTCGTGTGCGAAAGCAAGGAGGAGGCCTTGCAGGTCGTCCAACGCCTGATGAGGGATGAGGCCCTAGGCCCCGCCGGCCGCAGAGTGGTCATCGAGGAGCGGCTGGAGGGGAGGGAGGTGTCGGCCCAGGCCTTCACCGATGGCCGCACGGTGGTCCCCATGCCTATGGCGTGCGATTATAAGAGACTGCTGGACGGTGACCAGGGCCCCAATACCGGCGGCATGGGAGCCTACTCCCCCGCCTACTGGCTGGACGAGGCTACCGAGAGACGCATCAACCAGGAGGTAACCGAGGCCACAGTCGCAGCCCTGGCCAGCGAGGGCATCGACTACCGAGGTGTCCTCTACCCGGGCCTTATGGTTACCCGGCGCGGCCCCATGGTGCTGGAGTTCAACTGTCGCTTTGGCGACCCGGAGGCCCAGGTGGTGCTGCCACGGCTGCAGGGCGACCTCCTGGAGATATGTTGGGCAGTGGCCCAGGGACGCCTGCATGAGGCGCGAGTGGACTGGAGCACCCACGCCTGTGTAGGTGTGGTGATGGCCTCTGGCGGCTACCCCGATGAGTACCGTACTGGGTTCCCCATCTATGGGTTGGGGCAGACAGAGGAGGGGGTGCTGGTGTTCCATGCTGGCACCCGCCTTGCCGATGATGGGCGAACCGTGCTCACCGCTGGCGGTCGGGTCCTGACGGTGGTGGCCATAGCCCCCACCATAGCCGAGGCCCGCGCCCAGGCCTACCGGGCGGTGCAGCATATCCACTTCTCCCGCTGCCACTACCGGAAGGATATCGCCGCCCCTGCCCAGGGGGCTATCACAGGGGAGGTATGGGATGGCTGA
- a CDS encoding OsmC family protein: MAIVNNVDLDAIAREAEAISKEPTRGQRVNRGELEWRTDPSLPQMTAVAKYEQGELRLELDSPTFMGGKGRRPGPLHLCVLGVLSCFTATFVTAASARGIQVRRLQAQGECHLDFGRVFGVSEAPIVRQVVFRLEVDADADAEALEEVRQEALARCPAIYSLTNPIPVDAQVHKAP; the protein is encoded by the coding sequence ATGGCCATAGTCAACAACGTGGACTTGGACGCCATCGCTCGCGAGGCAGAGGCCATAAGCAAGGAGCCGACGCGGGGCCAGCGGGTAAACCGTGGCGAGCTGGAGTGGCGCACTGACCCTTCTCTCCCCCAGATGACGGCAGTGGCCAAGTACGAGCAGGGGGAGCTGAGGCTGGAGCTCGATTCCCCCACATTCATGGGGGGAAAGGGGAGGCGGCCGGGCCCCCTGCACCTTTGCGTGTTGGGCGTTCTCTCGTGCTTCACCGCTACCTTCGTCACCGCCGCCTCCGCCCGTGGCATCCAGGTGCGGCGCCTGCAAGCCCAAGGCGAATGCCATCTGGACTTTGGCAGGGTTTTCGGCGTCTCCGAGGCCCCCATCGTCCGCCAGGTGGTCTTCCGCCTGGAGGTGGACGCCGATGCCGATGCGGAGGCCCTGGAGGAGGTAAGGCAGGAGGCGCTGGCCCGTTGCCCAGCCATCTACTCCCTTACTAACCCCATCCCTGTGGACGCCCAGGTGCACAAGGCTCCATGA